Proteins from a genomic interval of Shewanella seohaensis:
- the dgcS gene encoding diguanylate cyclase DgcS, with protein sequence MDFGLATTLYPDEYNYQTEAYSPASTPLDLVQVIQQLHASLDPRTVFACYGKVLGQHLPVQGVRLQAEQQKLSWGKRYGISLKRQIICGGTPLTLQYQLLTPLTPSQTIILQEIEPLLLQPLLNAMQYQEMSMQAMFDSLTGLGNRHYYTQSLKNAVARAHRKQGAVSLIVLDLDNFKQLNDRYGHKCGDYILKEFGDIIRSSIRSTDQAFRIGGDEFVVIVQGNIHAAGLLCERIVTATNAHASFHQFGVSSSLGAAEASDTMEAEQLYEQADKTLYQAKASGRNCYKLSPTQLS encoded by the coding sequence ATGGACTTTGGCTTAGCGACAACCTTATATCCTGATGAATATAACTATCAAACAGAGGCATACAGTCCTGCATCTACGCCACTGGATTTAGTGCAAGTGATCCAGCAGCTGCACGCGAGCTTAGATCCGCGGACAGTCTTTGCCTGCTACGGCAAAGTGCTAGGACAACATCTGCCCGTCCAAGGTGTTCGCCTGCAAGCAGAACAACAAAAATTAAGTTGGGGTAAGCGTTATGGGATCAGTCTTAAACGACAGATCATCTGTGGCGGCACCCCACTGACACTGCAGTATCAACTGCTGACGCCGCTCACGCCTTCGCAAACCATTATCCTGCAAGAGATTGAGCCCTTGCTGCTGCAACCATTATTAAATGCCATGCAGTATCAAGAGATGTCGATGCAGGCGATGTTCGATTCCCTAACAGGCCTTGGCAATCGTCATTATTACACTCAAAGTTTAAAAAATGCGGTGGCCAGAGCCCACAGAAAGCAGGGCGCGGTGTCACTTATCGTATTGGATTTGGATAATTTTAAGCAACTTAACGATAGATATGGTCACAAATGCGGTGATTATATTTTGAAAGAGTTTGGAGACATTATCCGCAGCAGTATCCGCAGTACCGATCAGGCTTTCCGTATTGGGGGCGACGAGTTTGTGGTGATAGTGCAAGGTAATATTCATGCAGCGGGCTTACTGTGCGAACGTATTGTCACGGCGACCAATGCCCATGCAAGCTTCCATCAATTTGGCGTGAGCAGTAGCCTCGGGGCGGCTGAGGCGAGCGACACCATGGAAGCTGAACAACTCTATGAGCAAGCGGATAAAACCTTATATCAAGCCAAAGCTTCGGGCCGTAATTGCTACAAGTTAAGCCCAACCCAACTGTCTTAA
- a CDS encoding monovalent cation:proton antiporter family protein: protein MEHGFLIQILLMLVIAIVAIALLRRIGLPAILAYLLTGVVSGPSGFHWFTQQQMQSVAELGVVLLMFTLGLEFSVPRLWAMRRTVFGLGSAQVVVTTVLTMLIALACGLNGVESLVIGAAIALSSTAIVLKLLNEQGWLRRRHGELSVSVLLFQDLAVVPLLILLPLLGQNDEPLMLAAIALALLKGILAFFLLMALGKWALPRLFDEVARSRSNELFVLSTLVVALVTGAFTQWLGLSMALGAFMAGMLLGESQYRRQLEADIRPFRDLLMGLFFISIGMMLDFALVIQFWWQILLILLAVVVGKALIIHGLLRLVGEPFRIAISTALSLAQVGEFSFVVLALAVSYGLLSNETSTMLVMVAVLSMSIAPWLVRHSVDIAKWLLGIRQSGHVDEVVPIITEDHDLVLILGYGRVGQTIARFLKTEAVPYLVLDLDPTRVSEARRAGEPIYFGDVCKRAILKQVGIKHAKMIVITFCETRSLEEALPLCKQLAPDAKILVRTRDDSELDMLQKAGANQVIPESLEGSLMLVSQVLHQCGVPLARILKRLESERRNHYQFLHGFFSGTETDFTLESLHAVLLHRGADAVGKQVADIDWELLRVELRAIRRSGAEVEHPEQDWVFRAGDILLIVGKPRRLEKAEAKLLHG from the coding sequence ATGGAGCATGGTTTCTTAATCCAGATACTGCTGATGCTAGTGATTGCGATCGTTGCGATTGCCTTGCTGCGGCGTATCGGCTTGCCGGCGATTTTGGCGTATTTATTAACCGGTGTGGTGAGTGGGCCCAGTGGGTTCCATTGGTTTACCCAGCAGCAAATGCAGTCCGTCGCCGAGCTTGGGGTCGTGCTCTTGATGTTTACACTGGGACTCGAGTTTTCGGTCCCTCGGCTGTGGGCCATGCGCAGAACCGTATTTGGATTAGGTAGCGCGCAGGTGGTGGTGACCACAGTGTTGACTATGTTGATTGCGTTAGCTTGCGGCTTGAATGGCGTAGAATCTCTGGTCATCGGCGCAGCGATTGCACTTTCTTCCACCGCGATTGTACTCAAGCTACTTAACGAGCAGGGCTGGCTAAGGCGTCGCCATGGTGAGCTGTCGGTCAGTGTGTTGTTATTTCAGGATTTAGCCGTCGTTCCTCTGCTTATTTTGCTGCCATTGCTCGGGCAGAATGATGAGCCCTTGATGTTAGCGGCAATCGCCTTGGCGCTGCTGAAGGGGATTCTTGCTTTCTTCTTGCTGATGGCCTTAGGCAAATGGGCCTTACCTCGACTGTTTGATGAGGTGGCAAGATCCCGCTCCAATGAACTCTTTGTACTCTCGACGTTGGTAGTGGCCTTAGTCACGGGGGCTTTTACCCAGTGGTTAGGCTTGTCTATGGCACTAGGGGCATTTATGGCGGGAATGCTACTTGGCGAGAGTCAGTACCGCCGCCAGCTTGAGGCGGATATTCGGCCGTTTCGCGATTTACTCATGGGGCTGTTTTTTATCTCCATCGGTATGATGCTCGATTTCGCACTCGTTATTCAATTTTGGTGGCAGATTTTACTTATTCTGCTGGCGGTAGTCGTTGGCAAGGCGCTGATTATCCATGGCTTATTGCGACTGGTCGGAGAGCCTTTTCGGATTGCCATCAGCACGGCCTTGAGTCTGGCACAGGTCGGTGAATTCAGTTTTGTAGTGTTAGCCCTTGCGGTAAGTTATGGGCTATTGAGTAACGAGACCAGCACTATGTTGGTAATGGTCGCGGTATTGTCTATGAGCATTGCCCCTTGGTTGGTGCGCCATAGCGTGGATATTGCCAAGTGGCTGTTGGGGATCCGCCAGTCTGGGCATGTGGATGAAGTGGTGCCTATTATTACCGAGGATCACGATCTGGTGCTGATTTTAGGTTACGGCCGGGTTGGTCAAACCATAGCCCGGTTTTTAAAGACAGAAGCCGTGCCTTATTTAGTGCTCGATCTTGATCCCACTCGGGTGTCTGAGGCGCGCCGTGCGGGGGAGCCGATTTATTTTGGCGATGTGTGCAAGCGGGCGATCCTTAAGCAAGTGGGGATTAAACACGCCAAAATGATCGTGATCACCTTCTGTGAGACCCGCAGTTTAGAAGAAGCCTTACCCCTGTGTAAGCAGTTGGCGCCCGACGCCAAAATACTGGTCAGAACCCGCGATGACAGTGAATTAGATATGCTGCAAAAGGCGGGGGCGAATCAGGTGATCCCCGAATCCCTCGAGGGCAGTTTGATGTTGGTCTCGCAGGTGCTGCATCAATGTGGTGTGCCGCTGGCACGGATCCTCAAGCGACTGGAGTCGGAGCGGCGCAATCATTATCAATTTTTACACGGTTTCTTTTCGGGTACCGAAACGGATTTTACCTTAGAGTCGCTGCATGCCGTGTTGTTACACCGCGGCGCGGATGCCGTGGGCAAGCAAGTTGCCGATATCGATTGGGAATTGCTTCGGGTAGAGTTAAGAGCCATCCGCCGCAGCGGCGCCGAAGTTGAACATCCTGAGCAGGATTGGGTATTTCGCGCAGGTGATATTTTACTGATTGTGGGTAAACCTAGAAGATTAGAAAAAGCGGAAGCGAAATTATTACATGGCTAG
- the cspE gene encoding transcription antiterminator/RNA stability regulator CspE, with product MSKTTGIVKWFNEDKGFGFISPDNGGADAFVHFRAIVSEGFKTLAEGQKVSYEVEQGQKGPQAANVVVL from the coding sequence ATGTCTAAAACTACTGGTATAGTAAAATGGTTTAACGAAGACAAAGGTTTTGGTTTTATTTCCCCTGATAACGGTGGCGCTGACGCATTCGTTCACTTCCGCGCAATCGTATCTGAAGGCTTTAAAACTTTAGCCGAAGGCCAAAAGGTTTCTTACGAAGTCGAACAAGGTCAAAAAGGTCCTCAAGCTGCGAACGTTGTTGTTCTGTAA